The genomic region CTATTTGGCCACTTGTTGGTGGTTATTAGTATCAGGtggtcaaaattgtccatttatgGGTAAATTAATTACAATCATGAAATTTATTCTCTTTGCTAAGCACCACGTTAGTTCATAATTTGAATCTATTACTCCAgatcaatattactttttttctggTATGAGACTTTGAGAAAAATTAATTGCCTGTGAAATTATTGTTGCTATGGAGATGCACAATTATAGTGATAAAGCTTATAGAGATAAAGCCTCTTTATTCTTGGAAATTGAATACTTGAAGTTTAGATCAATAATTGAAGAATGTACAGTTTTGTAATTACCAATAAGGTTTGTAATTGTCTGCTTCCGGAATTTAGTTCGTTAGCAGAACTTGACATATTTTATGCAAGTTTTCTTTAACTatctttttcatgttttattatctatGGCAAGATTTTACACtgtaatataaaagaaaacctTTAAATCTGTAAAAGTAAAAAACTTCACAATACCAAAGAGCGATTGTATCTTTTGCTTGTGTTTGGTATCAAATTGACTTGatacatgaacatttgaaaaatattttgtgtgttttcagttCCCGTCTGTTTCCAGACCCCAAACAATAGAGAAACGCTACCAAGGCATTCTCAGTAGTGTTATGATCGACTTCATTTTGGTAAGTACCTACAATTGTGAACACCAAATTTTTATGTTCTTGTTTGACTATGGACTTAGATTATATTGCTAATACATGTAGctgatacatgtatatcaatattgGTTTAGTTCTCTAAGAGTGTTAGCATTGTCTAGGCGTTCCATTGCAAATCTTCATTCATGGGCGCTGGACTGAGTTGGCAAAAGATTATACCCGTATAACTCATATATTAAACTTTCGTGAGATACATaacattgaaagtaaaaaatatttcctcTACAGATAACCAAACAGTAAACAACTGAAATCTGTTAAAAATGATCTGGCAAGCAACTTGAAATGCTAAATCTATTTATAGGTTAACAAGCATTTATGTGCATAAAAGAATCGTATCTCAACTGTATAATGATTGTCAGTCATTTATTGAACTTGTGAGTAAGCATTATCTATTGTTTGAGGTCTGAAATAGATCACGTTACGCTTTGGCAGAAGAGTGTTCCCATTGTaatcaatgcaaaaaaaacatgatacatgaaaaataacCTTTATTAAACTGAAAAGCAGTAGTTGAAATGTGAAATCTATTACTCTTGTGTATAGAAATCAATTAAAGCTTCTCCAATTCTTCAATGATTGTATTGTCATTACACATTAGCTGCCATAGGCTGTAAACAGATTCCTGTGCATAAACAAATTCCTGTGCATTTGAAACTTAGATTTAAATgctttgtaatgttttatagATTTAATAGTTTCGATGTAAATTTACGttccaaaatgttttaagaaatgctTTTGATGCTATAGTTTAATAGATATATAAAGTAGCAAGTTGTAATTATCAATTTGACAGCCTTGTTCTAAATACGGTAATCTTTAACTTTAAATAGCAGTTTTTTATACACAATAACTGGTTTTGCATTTCCCCTACTTAAGTTATAGGCTTTCAGCTGAAATGGAGAATGCAAAGTGATACACTCTGCTCTATTTAATCAGCACCCCGCTGCCCTTCTGATCAGAATTGTTTTAACAAGGTCTCACtgttttgtgttattttcatcccaaaatacatgtacttgtggattattatttgtattccaattgaaaaaaaatcatatatcaCTTTTCCCTATGACTTACAGCAATCATTGAGACTCGAGCCATCGGAACGTTTCACGATCGAGGAATGCCTGAACCATGTGTCGTTCCAGACAGAACGGCTCCTGAATCGTTCCAGTCTCGTCCCCGTCAAGCACATAGACACACACACCTCCAGCAAGAAACGCAAAAATGACTACAGCGACCATGTCAATAGGTAGGGTCTTAAATGCTGCTAGGACAGGATAGTTCTGGTCTTGTAAAATGAAaaccaatttcatttttttttcaattttggtttCACATTCATTTTCCATAAGcctgtttatatttcaaataacattaataaacaatttgtttgatAAAGCTTTACTGTTAGTTTACTTTTAGCTTGACGTCATCAATGCTCAATTTGTTTtagattatttaattttttgctCAATTGTTGAAATTCATGTCtttgaattgaaattgaatcttaaacttcatatttcaaTTTGTGCTTTTATGTTTCACAGTGAAAACTTGAAGAATTTAACAGTTCGCTCAGGGAAGCAAAAAGGTTTGTTACCAGACCCTAAAGATGAAAAAAGTGAGGAGAAAATGGACACGTCTGAAAGTGAAAAGGAAGTTGGTAACCCTACGTCACAAAGCAAATACGTGAAACAGGCCAAAAATGCCTCGTCCAAAGCAAATGCTGAAAAACAGGCTTTAAACGCAATACGTGAAAAGATAGAACTTGAAAGGGTGCAGGAAGAAAAAGTAATTGCAGATGGTGAAGAAACATCTCGGAAGGAACGGACTAGAACCCCTGCTAGATCGGGGGGTAGACGATCACAAAAAAGTGCAAATCGTAACCAGCCCCAAGTAGATAGTGTTAGTTATAATGATGATAAAGAGGATTCACGGCAGGGAAAGTCATATGTAGACATGTCAAGTCGACAGCCAAACAACCAGTTTAATTCCAATTTTCCAGATTTTAGGTCTGGGAAACTGGTGGAAAATAAGCATGACTTACACAATGGTGATCCAATGGATACTGACCATAATGGTGAAATAGAAGAGCATGACACAGAAATGGATATTAATAACATTCCTAGTGAGTCTAAATACATTAAGCGTAAGCATAGTTCGAAAGCAGTGACAGACAATAAACAAAAGTTGAAATCTAAGTCACCCGAGCCAATTGTGCTTACACCAAGGGAGGCACAGACAGCAAGAACCAGTACATACACTGTAAACATTGAGGCTCCTGATAACCACGAACTGGAAAATGGCCATAGCAAACTGTCAGATAGTCCTCCGGAGAGGAAAAAGGTAACATACGTCTGAAGAATGTTCTATGTCagaattaaatgttattttatacatgcaGTGTATGAAACCAATGTATGTCCAGAGCTATTGATAACTTTTTACCAATTGTACTCCCTGAAGTAAATTGTAGTGAACACATTTAATTTAGTGTAATGGTGATTGTTTAAGTGTACTGACAAATTGAATTGCAAACAGACATGTCTTTATCCTCAATGTTGAACATAATCAATTAGTTTAATTGATTCTTAACCAGTAAAATGGGCTCTTTTGATATGATCATAATTTAGCTTTGCCTGAGAACCACTGTAACCTTACCAAAACAAACAGATTTTGATATTAAGATTAATAGTTTAATTGATTCTAAGCCAGTGAAATGGGCTTTTTTGATTTGGTCGTAGTTTCGCTATGATCTTACAACAATTGAATCCTTACAAATGCAAACAGATTCTGATTTTATATCCTAATTGGCGTATTTGAAAGCGTATTTACACCAATTGTGATCCTTATCTGTAGCTCTGTATGTCCACTTCTTGATTGCTAATTTGCCTCATAAAGACAGTTTTATACATGCAGCTTTTACGCATCTGGAGGAATCATTCGATCATATATTACCACTTTGCTTGTTTCATCCATCTCATGTCAATATTATTAGCAATATTCCAATCTGATATACAATTTCATTCTACAGTTTTTGGACAAGACATTACAAGAGGAGTTACAGCGGATCAAGTCAAGCACGATGCGACAGAAGAAGAACCAAGAGCAGCCACTGCAGAAGCAGGAGGTCTCCTTCATGAGGACGATAACAGATCGCCTCTCTGATGCTAAGGTAGGCAGAAACACATTATGGTATGCACTACTGGCTTATTTAACAAAGAAGTTTGTGGtgaatgagagtgcagcttacaTATAAATTTACCATTGATATATAGATaccatttatatttgataatagcagtcatcatgtttttttcacTGAATTCTTTGCCTTAATTGTATTGCATCACTGGATGTATGTGGCCAAACTCCAAAcctcaatttaaaaaataaaatcaatgttgtTCTAGACATGAATTAAGACATTGTGTCAGTAAACTGACTTTAGCCAAAATATACTTTGAGCCAAAAATCAGGTGATGCAGTACATTTTGTGGCTGCtaacaaaatgcttgtaaatacaCATAATTTCACTCAAAGACATAAATTAACATGTTGTTGCACATTTGAACGAAAGTTTATACAAgaatttgcttttttgttgaaatcACAGAATTCTGAAGGGATTTAGATAGCATTATGTATTCCAGTAAGTGCAATCTGTGGTTATCATGGAGGCAATGAATAGTGAAAGTAAGGAATTTAATAAGCAAATACAGGAATCAAATAAATCTATTGGAGATGAGATAAATGTCATTTGAAGAATAAAcagtataaataaatgcatCGGCATTAGTTATGAGAGATTGTCGAAGCTTATGTCACAACTGAAAACAACTTCAGTGGTGTGGtgattgtatattttgtattcaatttcaataaatatttcagtgcatttgatttatatttacaagTTCAAGCCATTAACAATCTGGCTGTGTTATAAACGTGATTGCCTATATTTGCCATGAGCTTTGGAGATAGCATGTCATCAGTGCTGTCTTAGCTGCAAGTGCATATGTCACAGCAAGTTTAATAGTTCAGTTTgcatttatattgatgaaaaacTTTTGTTTCACAGAACATATATATCCCAAGTGAAAGTGCATATGTTACAACAAGTTGAATAGTTCAGTTTgcatttatattgatgaaaaacTTTTGTTTCACAGAACATATATATCCCAAGTGAAAGTGCATATGTTACAACAAGTTGAATAGTTCAGTTTgcatttatattgatgaaaaacTTTTGTTTCACAGAACATGTATATCCCAGGCATAAGTGCATATGTTACAACAACAAGTTGAATAGTTCagttaacatttatattgatgaaaaacTGTTGTACAATTTCACAGAACATATATATCCCAAGCAAAAGGAAGACCCGACTCCAAAGAGTATGTCTTGTGATATAAAGAACAAAGCCATTGAAACTGTTAACATCACTTgacagtttttaaaaacaacaaattttagAGCATCggaaaattatataatgtttatctATTTACATTTGTCCAGTTTAAAAAGTATGTTATctacttaataaaaaaataataattatatttttagaatatcATTCAAAAGCGTTTAAAATACTTCCAAGACAGTTAAGTCTCTAAAATAAGATGACCAACAGTTTACATGGCTTATCAGCATAAAGTTTAGATGTTGGTATCCAGAAGCatcatattatgttatattagaTTAAGCTAGCCATTAAGTTATGCATGTGTAGCAAAGATTTATGCCCATAAATATTAGTGCCagacatatataattatgtaatataaatagtcatttttttatttttggtctacTTAACAATATGACATCAGCTGGCCCCAGCCTAGCGTTGACTCAATTTTAAGTAgaccaaaataaatactaaCTTTTCTAGTGTTTATGCAAATGTCTCTACCTTAGCAAATGCGCAATAGCTTAATAATTCATGCGATGAAATcgattgaaaacaaaatgttatatttgcGGGTATTTTTGTCCAATGCTTTCTTAATAATTAAATCAGAATTCATCCTGGGATCCCATTGGGGTGGAGACATGAGTAGAAACACTAAGTGTGCATCAAAGTTGGTCTTGTCAATGTTAGGGTCAGTAAAACATAGCAAAGTAAGCATGGTTGAGAAGccaaatgtaatatttaaaattaattgaccagttgttgttttttccaaaaattatGCATTGATAATTCTGTTTCCTCAacacagtatataattatgtttgaaatgacCCTTCAAGtttcctatttttttaaaattatgaatatgcagaaataaacagaaataaaagggcacagaacattttttgctactGTATGAATTATGCAATATAGTCTGTATTGTGGTCTTACCAttgtatgttattgtttatcaagcatggttatattttatttatggtgAACCGCGAGCCCTATACATATTCATTAATCAGGCTTTTACTAACAATGTATCCTGAATCTGTCATATTTTAAACCTCTATGACAAGAGCTTTAGTCTTAAAAGATGTTTTTACATATTCTTATATGGCAAGAAATttagatgatattttttttttcgataatttGAGATTTTACAAGTAGAAAATGGTTTGTTTCAGCAAAAATTAGCAGGTGACTTCCTTATAAGATCtgcataaaatgcattttcactttaaaaccttttaatgCTTCATGACACATCATAATTCACCATAGtgatttaatgttttcatttccaTAGAAgttcaatattaataattatgttccAGTTACAGAATACGGAGGGTGGAAACAGCAAGTATGGACGGGACCGAGGGGAGCGGGACAATTATGGCACATACAACAATCCCGCCGGCAAGGACACCCGAGCTCGCAGCAGAAATCAGTACTATGGTAGGTATTATATCATGGTTCAGCTGcgagaaaacatatttttatgcccccaaaggtgggcatattaaaattgcaccgtccgtccgtccgtccgtctgtccgtccgtccgtccggctctgtaactttcccttgtatggacagattttaaaataacttgccacatgtgttccacataccaagacgacgtgtaaTGTGCAAGacttgtgtccctacctcaaaggtcaaggtcacacttagtgtttattcacaatggagtgctgcatataaggacatagagtataggttgtcgtgtccgggctgtaactttctcttgtatggacagattttaaaataacttgccacatgtgttccacataccaagacgacgtgtcgtgtgcaagacccgtgtccctgcctcaaaggtcaaagtcacacatagtgtttattcacaatggagtgctgcatataaggacatagagtaatagagtataggttgtcgtgtcagggctgttactttcccttgtatggacagattttaaaatcacttgctacatgtgttccacatacgaagacaacgtgtcgtgtgcaagacccatgtccctacctctaaggtgaaagatacactaagtgtttattcacaagggaattctgaatataaggacataacagtgtagattgtcaagtatgggtggtatttttttatgttcagaggcaatttaaaatgtatttgacacgtaaaggcaagatcaacttttcatgtactgaccttgttcgtaggtcaatgtcacattcgggggcattcgtcacatactgtgacagctcttgttaagaatatttttctcaaaaaaagagCACCAATCTACTGTAAGAAAAATTTAGAAAAGACAtcaatttttttgtattattccAGTGATAGTTTTCTTTGCATGAataataagattttttaaaaGAGAGAAATCTTGGAAAAACTGTATACTCTTCTGAGGTTTGTAAGATTAGTGGTATGCATGAAAATGTAAATCCCAACATTTAAAATGCTCTTTAAGCTACCTGTATAGAACTACATGCTAATTTTGAACCGAACAAATACATGTGTTAGCACAGAATGTAAGAGGATATGTTCTTGAATAAACAGCAGAAGGGCCAGGGTTTGGACGTGAATCCAGCTTTTTCAATTCTGATGGCTCTCGGCGAATGTCGGTGGACGACGGCAGAAAAAGTTCATATCGTTCCTCATCCGTGTGTTCGTTCACAAATAACAGTATATATCACGTTTTGTGCCTGTCTGTGACAATTAAAATGCTTGTCACATGCTCCTTTCtgggtttttttcttgtttggcTAGGAGTTTTATGTTATCGTTACAGTGTTCAAAGCGTTAGTTAAAAAGACTAGCTAttcaatgtaaatgaaatatttattttaaatgatggcCATTATGGACaaaatgttgaatttgaacACTGTTAGTAGATATTTGATACCATAGAGTAGACTTTTGTGTCCtacaatttaatacaattttccTGCATGATTGTCGCTATTTAGACTGTAGTTTttgtaacattattatattgttttctaaTTTGATTCCATCATAGAAATAAagttaaatcagttttattcaaatgcataaatTGACACCAAAGAAATGAGGGTctatttcattaatatattcaGTATTAATGCGCATGAAACATTCAATTCaggtaaaactgaaaaaaacatatttcgttTCAGCCatgaatttaatttttcagTATTGACTTTTGGAAGTATTTTCTATTCAGTATATTGCAACAAagcttttaaataaaagaaaaaactaagtgaatcattttgaatttgaatgcaattatgtattgaatttttgttttggaaacatCTTTTATAACGCAAATTGTTATAGATTGATGAACCTgaggttttttttctttgatcaTGATTTATGTATGCACAGACTAATGAAATAGAACCCTGGGCAGAATATGCAATAAGGATTAACGATTGCTCTTTTTTTGCGGCCAGTGAATTAAGATGTGAAGTGGTGGAAAATTCAATATTAAGATTAGGTTACAAAGAAACCATAAAAAATATGGCGAATTATTATCAAGTTGAATAACATCAAATAGCAGGGCAAAATTCTACTGCAATAACATAAGAGTTAGAGACCATTCATGTGTCGGTATTCTTGTTTTCTTTACAGCTTTCATTATACACCTGAGCAGACACAATACTCTCTTTCACCAGAATATTTTATGTAAAGCGATGGGTACAATTCACTTTCATTTTCTGCTCGTGTTTAGTTTATGTCGATTTCTTTCCTAGCAGAAAGTCGTCAAGGGTCCGCAACCTCTACGGAGTCTGGAGAAGGTAGctagagttatgcccctttccCTTCTTGTTCTTTCTTTGCCAGACTCTGCCTGCACTATGGACCCTTGTCTCTTTATAAATGTCTTGCATGTTGTGAATGTGGATTTCTTACTTACTATTtccatgctttaaaataattatgatggtTATTGAGATggaatttatagaaaaaaaatcgaggcattttcatttgtttgtttccaGGTAAGGGTGAAAAAGAATTGACTTGAAAAGGAAATCAAAACGTTATATTATAGATTCTTAGTACTATACAGTATTGTGTGTTGTTTATTGTGACTACACTCAATTGTATTAGAGACTAATGTAAAATCTTACCGTATTGTTACTATTCCAAAAACTGTGTCTTAATCAGCCatcatattattttatcttatctattttcattcattttgtcCTTTTTATCACAAGATTTGCAGCCACGTTTTTGTGCTGTAACCTTGTATTGCGGTATTTCTGTGTCACTGTGTTGTCACATTCTCGccaatgttttgtattgacaatatatttcagGTTTTTGATGCCTTTttccttaaaattaatattcacAACTTTGTGAATGTAACAACATGATAAACACCATCCATGTTaactttaaatatgaaatgaatctacaatgtgctcatatattgaaataaaataggtacagctgaaacagttgtctcaaatcttgttagaaatgcAGCCGATCTAACATGTATCATTCGATAAAATTCCTGAGCAGTAAGGATCTGAatgttaacaaagttgttaatttcttacaaagttctgaacaattggctcAAAGAGTGCGATAGCTTACCAACATGGGCATGAAAGTACAATAGGTGTCATGTTTTCCTAAAGAATAAGTGACATTTAGATTATTAACTCCCTTAGATGATAAATTCCCTGTTTCTGTATAATTCTGTATAAAATGTGGAGGATATTGCTTTTATGTATGCAAAAGTTTGGTTGCTTTTTAGTTTGTAGAAAGAAACATTTTCTCTAGTCGGTGAAGTGTCCAGCTTAGCACAAGTTGTAGCACCAAGTTATAACCAATAGTTATGAAATTTTGTAGTTTGAATATCTGCACCCTGTTTTCTGAATTACTTGTAGTTTAATTATTGCAGTAACAAAATATGCATGATGTTATAACACCATTGTTTTAAGTTGAACACACAATCTAACCTTAGAgaacttttaaataatactttGGTTTCCATGaaaattgatatataaactTGGATGTTATCTAAGTGTTCTTAAAGGTTTCGGTGTATTTTTTCAGACTTGGGTTTCCACAGGGAGCACGGGAACATCAATGTCGGAGGTCCCCCTGTCCAGGCGAGGTCGCACACAAAGTACGTGAACGTTCAGCCATACTACAACGACAATGATATGTACCACGCACGACAGCAGAACATGAGGCATGAACCATCATGGTAGTGATGCTTAGATGTGCCATGTTTCTTGATGTTGCGTTCTTAAATATACGTTGTcacttaatgataaaataatcttGTGTGTCATAAAAGACATGCAGCTacttgtataaaactggtttattCTTTGAATTGGTTAATTTTAGTTAGTCGACATGTTTATTGATTAGTTAATATTTACCCATTGTTGACCAATTAAATTGCTTGTATGTGCAAACTAACCAAAAGAAAACCCGCAGACAATATAtccagttttatgcaattgGCCAATGGgaaatgattaaaaaagatagtcattataaagtttgttttggTGAAAACATAATGTAATCTCAAATTAATGAAGTGtaaacaagttttgttttgaagttttTGCTATATTTCTTAGAAAGAAATTGCCAATGAATACAAAAACTGCATATATACTGTAACATGTTTGTTGGTAAAGATTTTACTAAAATAGAATTCCTAAACATTTTCAGGCAACAGGAAAGAAATTCAGACTGGCATGCATCAGGGACAATGTATCAGCTTGctaagaagaaaaagaagaaaaaaattgtaCAGGTAAATGAGAATGTTTTACATTCACACCTAACAATTATTTAACTCTTTCCAGATACTTCCTGTATGATGTAACAACATCTTTCCTATCACACTTGTTGGCATTATGTGAGGAAAGAGTGTGGTCTTTTGCTGTTGGGGAAAACAAAGTACTGTACAATAAACACATTTGTCCAACATGATGACCACCATCTATCCTACAGGAAGTGATCTCAGTGTTTGGtctgaaatgatatttataacCAATAtctgacaaaaataacaattttggaCAAAAACCTGGTCACTTATACTCtcctttaaaggtttttcagttttttgtccacatttgttatttttgccaGTTATAGGTTATAAGCTGTCTTTAATTTggctttaatatatcatttaagacAATACACAGAGTCAAATCCTGTGATCTCTCCAAGGCCCGCTGGGAATCAAAGCCATTTAATCATAGTCAAACATGCTGCACAACCCAGTGTAGACCTTCATTGCTGATGAACAAACACTATGCGATTCTTAACAGATTTATGCTAAGGTGTTAATGGATTGAACACGTTTATGCTAaggtgattttttattttaacagatATTGATGGATCGAGACAATGAGAATCTTGGTCGAGGAACGCCGTCCCGACATTTCATGGCCCCGTCCCGTGGTTCCCGGCTGGACTTTGATGGTGACGATGAGTTGATTGATGGGCAGGTGTCAGCACGGGAACCACTCCAGATGGACAACAGGGAGAAAACACAGTTTGCTAAACAAACCATGGCACTCCGGAAAATGGCACAGACACCTGTAGATAAGGTTTGTCATAAAGAATTCTATCTTTAAGGATTGCAATGAAAGGATTTACTTTACTGAGAAATATTAATACCGGTATGAATGAGACTGTTTTTCTGAATAATTAATTTACTGATGCATTGTAgcttattgtattttttaaatactgtacataaatacaaatacaatatctAAGCATGAAATTGCTTCTGTAATgaatattatatgaataatgaaatacatacttggacaatgataatgaaaatttaTTACAGCATTATATTAAGCACTCTTGTTGGTACTATGTAAAGTGacagtgtggtcttgtgttgtgggggaaaccaggGTTCCTGGAGAAAACTAACTTGActgacttggtgaccacaaaacAAACTCATAATGCCTATACTGGGAATCAAACCTGGGACACCTTGCTAAGAAGCGAGtacgctaaccggacaaccaatgTTAAAGGATAGTTATTAGAATAATAGTGTTATACCGACTACACATGTATTCATAAcctaattatataaacatttcatgtttTAGTCTGCAAGGTTACAGCCTATCAACAAGTACAGTAGCAGTCGATCAGGGAGCCAGACTGGGCATTACTTCGCACCAGAGACAATTTGGCCGTATGATCGGCATGGCAAGCCAGTTGACCATGACACCCGACATGCGGGATCCATTGGTGGTGCGGATGTTCGTTCAGGGTGGATATCCCGACCCCAGTCAGTGCTAGGCGATGATAATGATGTGTTTATGCACACGCCAAGGGATCCAGAGTTGAAACCAATAAAAAGTGGGAAGAGTCGGACTGGCTTCCACGATGTGAGAGGAATGAGAGACGGCAACACCtgaagaattattttatttatttattgttttaattctttTAAACTGCCTGTTTTTGATACCTATGGGAGCAAAGATCCTGTAGGTATATGTgcatattcttaaataaataatttataagtacGGTATCATGAAGCATTTTCTGTGAttcaaaagttttaaatttatagatttatttccATAAAATTATTACCggtaatgttttttgtttaacatattgttCAAAGGTCAGCCAAATCCTACATTTGTATGCATATATCAGGCTGTTATTCCATTTTCATtatgtgttcaaatttaagctATTTCACAATGTACAATACCATGTGATCAGGTTTGATCATGTGATCGATTCAAGTCATGTGACTGTGTCATGTGACTGCAAAAAAGATTGCCAAAGACattgatataaatttaaacttaagaaTTTTGTCTGTCCTTCGCTTCCGGGGTTTCATTATGCAAAAATGAGTGTTTGTGTTTTCGTGTAATACTCCATGTATGGTGgtagtgttttgttttcaccGGGATCGTTTCTGTTTAATGGTTCGTGAACAGAGTTGTAATTGAATAAGGAAACAAGAAGCAGTTTCAAGTAAAGGTCTTTCATCCTAATTTGTTTGTActcttgttttttaattaatgagAAGGAATtccatttctatttttaatggTACACAAATTTGCTCCTTTTTCttctttatgaatatttttatattcttttaaaatgaatatcatgTTATAGAAAGACTAAATGCA from Mya arenaria isolate MELC-2E11 chromosome 3, ASM2691426v1 harbors:
- the LOC128227948 gene encoding cyclin-dependent kinase-like 5 isoform X7, translating into MNKYEIVGVVGEGAYGVVLKCKHKESGELVAVKKFKDGEENDDVRRTTLRELKMLRSLKQENIVELREAFRRKGKLYLVFEYVERNMLEVLEELPNGVAPEKVRSYTYQLCKAIHWCHSNDIIHRDIKPENLLISSSGLLKLCDFGFARTISGGVNGMYTDYVATRWYRSPELLLGAPYGKAVDIWSIGCILGELADGQPLFPGESEIDQLYVIQKIVGQLPPDQMNMFYNNARFSGLKFPSVSRPQTIEKRYQGILSSVMIDFILQSLRLEPSERFTIEECLNHVSFQTERLLNRSSLVPVKHIDTHTSSKKRKNDYSDHVNSENLKNLTVRSGKQKGLLPDPKDEKSEEKMDTSESEKEVGNPTSQSKYVKQAKNASSKANAEKQALNAIREKIELERVQEEKVIADGEETSRKERTRTPARSGGRRSQKSANRNQPQVDSVSYNDDKEDSRQGKSYVDMSSRQPNNQFNSNFPDFRSGKLVENKHDLHNGDPMDTDHNGEIEEHDTEMDINNIPSESKYIKRKHSSKAVTDNKQKLKSKSPEPIVLTPREAQTARTSTYTVNIEAPDNHELENGHSKLSDSPPERKKFLDKTLQEELQRIKSSTMRQKKNQEQPLQKQEVSFMRTITDRLSDAKNIYIPSKRKTRLQRLQNTEGGNSKYGRDRGERDNYGTYNNPAGKDTRARSRNQYYAESRQGSATSTESGEDLGFHREHGNINVGGPPVQARSHTKYVNVQPYYNDNDMYHARQQNMRHEPSWQQERNSDWHASGTMYQLAKKKKKKKIVQILMDRDNENLGRGTPSRHFMAPSRGSRLDFDGDDELIDGQVSAREPLQMDNREKTQFAKQTMALRKMAQTPVDKSARLQPINKYSSSRSGSQTGHYFAPETIWPYDRHGKPVDHDTRHAGSIGGADVRSGWISRPQSVLGDDNDVFMHTPRDPELKPIKSGKSRTGFHDVRGMRDGNT